The following are encoded together in the Lysobacter silvisoli genome:
- the ettA gene encoding energy-dependent translational throttle protein EttA — MQYIYTMNGVSKVVPPKRQIIKDISLSFFPGAKIGLLGLNGAGKSTVLKIMAGVDTDFVGEARPQPGIKVGYLPQEPQLDPEKTVREAVEEGVGDVINAQAALEAVYAAYAEEGADFDALAKEQERLEAILAAGDAHTLENQLEVAADALRLPPWDAKIGNLSGGEKRRVALCRLLLQKPDMLLLDEPTNHLDAESVEWLEQFLARYTGTVVAVTHDRYFLDNAAEWILELDRGRGIPWKGNYTEWLVQKDERLKQEENQEKSRQKAIQKELEWARQNAKGGRSKGKARLARIEELQAVDYQKRQETNEIFIPPGERLGNKVIEFKNVSKKFGDRLLIENLSFSVPPGAIVGIIGPNGAGKSTLFKMITGQEKPDAGEIDMGSTVKLAYVDQSRDKLEGNHNVFQEVSGGLDILNINGIEIQSRAYIGRFNFKGQDQQKMVGSLSGGERGRLHMAKTLLQGGNVLLLDEPSNDLDIETLRALEDALLEFPGNTFVISHDRWFLDRIATHILAFEGDSHVEFFQGNYREYEEDKKRRMGDEAAKPHRLRFKALK, encoded by the coding sequence ATGCAATACATCTACACCATGAACGGCGTCAGCAAGGTCGTGCCGCCGAAGCGCCAGATCATCAAGGACATCTCGCTGTCCTTCTTCCCCGGCGCCAAGATCGGCCTGCTCGGCCTCAACGGCGCCGGCAAGTCCACCGTGCTCAAGATCATGGCCGGCGTGGACACCGACTTCGTCGGCGAAGCGCGCCCGCAGCCCGGCATCAAGGTCGGCTACCTGCCGCAGGAACCGCAGCTGGATCCGGAAAAGACCGTGCGCGAAGCGGTCGAGGAAGGCGTGGGCGACGTGATCAACGCCCAGGCCGCGCTGGAAGCGGTGTACGCCGCCTACGCCGAGGAAGGCGCCGACTTCGACGCCCTGGCCAAGGAACAGGAGCGCCTGGAGGCGATCCTGGCCGCCGGCGACGCCCACACCCTGGAAAACCAGCTGGAAGTGGCCGCCGACGCGCTGCGCCTGCCGCCGTGGGACGCGAAGATCGGCAACCTGTCCGGCGGCGAGAAGCGCCGCGTGGCGCTGTGCCGCCTGCTGCTGCAGAAGCCCGACATGCTGCTGCTCGACGAACCCACCAACCACCTCGACGCCGAGTCGGTGGAATGGCTGGAGCAGTTCCTGGCCCGCTACACCGGCACCGTGGTGGCCGTGACCCACGACCGCTACTTCCTCGACAACGCCGCCGAGTGGATCCTCGAACTCGACCGCGGCCGCGGCATTCCGTGGAAGGGCAACTACACCGAGTGGCTGGTGCAGAAGGACGAGCGCCTGAAGCAGGAAGAGAACCAGGAGAAGTCGCGCCAGAAGGCCATCCAGAAGGAACTGGAATGGGCGCGGCAGAACGCCAAGGGCGGCCGCTCCAAGGGCAAGGCGCGCCTGGCCCGCATCGAAGAGCTGCAGGCGGTGGATTACCAGAAGCGCCAGGAAACCAACGAGATCTTCATCCCGCCGGGCGAGCGCCTGGGCAACAAGGTCATCGAGTTCAAGAACGTCAGCAAGAAGTTCGGCGACCGCCTGCTGATCGAAAACCTGTCGTTCTCGGTGCCGCCGGGCGCGATCGTGGGCATCATCGGCCCCAACGGCGCCGGCAAGTCGACCCTGTTCAAGATGATCACCGGCCAGGAAAAGCCGGACGCGGGCGAGATCGACATGGGCTCGACCGTGAAGCTGGCCTACGTGGACCAGAGCCGCGACAAACTGGAAGGCAACCACAACGTGTTCCAGGAAGTCTCCGGCGGCCTGGACATCCTCAACATCAACGGCATCGAGATCCAGTCGCGCGCCTACATCGGCCGCTTCAACTTCAAGGGCCAGGACCAGCAGAAGATGGTCGGCTCGCTGTCGGGCGGCGAACGCGGCCGCCTGCACATGGCCAAGACCCTGCTGCAGGGCGGCAACGTGCTGCTGCTGGACGAACCGTCCAACGACCTGGACATCGAAACCCTGCGTGCGCTGGAAGACGCGTTGCTGGAGTTCCCGGGCAACACCTTCGTGATCTCGCACGACCGCTGGTTCCTGGACCGCATCGCCACCCATATCCTCGCCTTCGAAGGCGACTCGCACGTGGAGTTCTTCCAGGGCAACTACCGCGAGTACGAGGAAGACAAGAAGCGCCGCATGGGCGACGAGGCGGCCAAGCCGCATCGGTTGCGGTTCAAGGCGTTGAAGTGA
- the pyrF gene encoding orotidine-5'-phosphate decarboxylase, producing the protein MSFIQQLRARWQSADSLVCVGLDPEPAKFPARFADDADAVFAFCRDIADATAEYACAFKPQIAHFAALGAEDALMRLIAHLHVAHPGVPVILDSKRGDIGSTAQHYAAEAFDRYGADAVTANPYLGRDSVQPFLDRADRGVVVLCRTSNRGAGDLQDLSIDGRPLYQHVAEKVAREWNGHGNCALVVGATWPQQLREVRAIVGDVPFLVPGVGAQGGDAAAVVGNAKTADGTGLMVSSSRAILYASSGADYAEAAARAARALRDEINAHR; encoded by the coding sequence ATGAGCTTCATCCAACAACTCCGCGCACGCTGGCAATCCGCCGACTCCCTGGTCTGCGTCGGCCTGGACCCCGAGCCGGCCAAGTTCCCGGCCCGGTTCGCCGATGACGCCGACGCCGTATTCGCCTTCTGCCGCGACATCGCCGACGCCACCGCAGAATACGCCTGTGCATTCAAGCCGCAGATCGCCCACTTCGCCGCCCTGGGCGCCGAAGACGCGCTGATGCGTCTGATCGCCCACCTCCACGTCGCCCATCCGGGCGTGCCGGTGATCCTGGACAGCAAGCGCGGCGACATCGGCAGCACCGCCCAGCATTACGCGGCCGAGGCCTTCGATCGCTACGGCGCCGATGCGGTCACCGCCAATCCCTATCTGGGCCGCGATTCGGTGCAGCCGTTCCTGGACCGCGCCGACCGCGGCGTGGTGGTGCTGTGCCGCACCTCCAACCGCGGCGCCGGCGACCTGCAGGACCTGAGCATCGACGGACGTCCGCTGTACCAGCACGTGGCCGAGAAGGTCGCGCGCGAATGGAACGGCCACGGCAATTGCGCGCTGGTGGTCGGCGCGACCTGGCCGCAGCAGCTGCGCGAAGTGCGCGCCATCGTCGGCGACGTGCCCTTCCTGGTGCCCGGCGTGGGCGCGCAGGGCGGCGACGCGGCCGCGGTGGTGGGCAACGCCAAGACCGCCGACGGCACCGGCCTGATGGTGAGTTCCTCGCGCGCGATCCTGTACGCATCCTCGGGTGCGGACTACGCCGAAGCCGCCGCCCGCGCCGCGCGCGCGCTGCGCGACGAGATCAACGCGCACCGCTGA
- a CDS encoding MBL fold metallo-hydrolase has translation MDAPANRSRRRLLAAAPYALAAGALPLATASASAIARKRTRLILLGTAGGPTPKALRAAPANAVVVDGTVYVIDCGNGVARQLALAGVSPGAIRHVFLSHHHSDHNADYGNLLWLAWAADLRRPVDTWGPPPLKRMTRQFLAMNDADIRTRIADEGRPPLAPLIRAHELRQGGEVMRDERVRVTAALVEHPPVAPAFAYRFDGPDRSIVFSGDTRPCPALVELARGADVLVHEVMYLPALERLIASEPNAQRLRQHLLDSHTTTEQVGRLATEAGVKTLVLSHFVPGGDASLTDAVWREAVAPHFKGELIVGRDLLEV, from the coding sequence ATGGACGCTCCCGCCAACCGCTCCCGCCGCCGCCTGCTCGCCGCCGCGCCCTACGCGCTGGCGGCGGGCGCCCTGCCACTGGCCACGGCCAGCGCCAGCGCGATCGCGCGCAAGCGCACGCGCCTGATCCTGCTGGGCACCGCCGGCGGCCCCACGCCCAAGGCGCTGCGCGCGGCGCCGGCCAATGCGGTGGTCGTCGACGGCACGGTCTACGTGATCGACTGCGGCAACGGCGTGGCCCGCCAGCTCGCGCTAGCCGGCGTGTCGCCGGGCGCGATCCGCCACGTCTTTCTCAGCCACCACCACTCCGATCACAACGCCGACTACGGCAACCTGCTGTGGCTGGCCTGGGCCGCCGACCTGCGTCGCCCCGTCGACACCTGGGGGCCGCCGCCGCTCAAGCGCATGACCCGTCAGTTCCTGGCCATGAACGACGCCGACATCCGCACCCGCATCGCCGACGAGGGCCGCCCGCCGCTGGCGCCGCTGATCCGCGCGCACGAACTGCGTCAGGGCGGCGAGGTGATGCGCGACGAGCGCGTGCGTGTGACCGCGGCATTGGTCGAGCACCCGCCGGTCGCGCCGGCGTTCGCCTACCGCTTCGACGGACCGGACCGCTCCATCGTGTTCTCCGGCGACACCCGCCCCTGCCCGGCCCTGGTGGAACTGGCGCGTGGCGCCGACGTGCTGGTGCACGAGGTCATGTACCTGCCCGCGCTGGAGCGGCTGATCGCCAGCGAACCCAATGCGCAGCGCCTGCGCCAGCACCTGCTCGACAGCCACACCACCACCGAACAGGTCGGCCGGCTGGCGACCGAGGCCGGGGTGAAGACCTTGGTGCTGTCGCACTTCGTGCCCGGCGGCGACGCGTCCCTGACGGATGCGGTGTGGCGCGAGGCGGTGGCGCCGCACTTCAAGGGAGAGTTGATCGTAGGGCGGGATTTGCTGGAGGTTTGA
- a CDS encoding glycosyltransferase family 2 protein — translation MTSSTDTDAPATDPRDGIAAVVVSYQSAATIDDCLIRLRAAEGVVAIRVVDNHSSDGTLEIVQRHAAGDARVRFIDNPDNPGFGVGCNQGVADLGAVRAPWLAFVNPDCLLEPEALARLRALAQPLGAALLGADLVDDEGERDGAARRNDPDFAAMLAAALRFSSPPPMNLEPDDTQALQRVQAVSGALMLMPRALYAHLGGFDEGYRLHAEDLDLCRRAREAGAAVAVANHVRVLHVRGVSSRSRPLFVEWHKHRGLWRYFRKFEYGRRGVWTRMGVFAAIWLRFPVAAVRAWLR, via the coding sequence GTGACCTCTTCCACTGACACCGACGCTCCCGCCACCGACCCGCGCGACGGCATCGCCGCGGTGGTGGTCAGCTACCAGAGCGCGGCGACCATCGACGACTGCCTGATCCGCCTGCGCGCGGCCGAAGGCGTGGTCGCGATCCGCGTGGTCGACAACCATTCCAGCGACGGCACGCTGGAGATCGTGCAGCGCCACGCCGCCGGCGATGCGCGCGTGCGCTTCATCGACAATCCCGACAACCCCGGCTTCGGCGTGGGCTGCAACCAGGGCGTGGCCGACCTGGGCGCGGTGCGCGCGCCGTGGCTGGCCTTCGTCAACCCCGACTGCCTGCTCGAGCCCGAGGCGCTGGCGCGGCTGCGCGCGCTGGCGCAGCCGCTGGGCGCGGCGCTGCTGGGCGCCGACCTGGTCGACGACGAGGGCGAGCGCGACGGCGCCGCGCGCCGCAACGATCCCGACTTCGCCGCCATGCTCGCCGCTGCGCTGCGTTTCTCCTCGCCGCCGCCGATGAACCTGGAGCCCGACGACACCCAGGCGCTGCAGCGCGTGCAGGCCGTGTCCGGCGCGCTGATGCTGATGCCGCGCGCGCTGTACGCGCATCTGGGCGGCTTCGACGAGGGCTACCGCCTGCACGCCGAAGACCTGGACCTGTGCCGGCGCGCGCGCGAGGCCGGCGCCGCGGTGGCGGTGGCCAACCACGTTCGCGTGCTGCACGTGCGTGGCGTGTCCAGCCGCTCGCGGCCGCTGTTCGTGGAGTGGCACAAGCACCGCGGGCTGTGGCGCTATTTCCGCAAGTTCGAGTACGGCCGTCGCGGCGTGTGGACCCGCATGGGCGTGTTCGCGGCGATCTGGCTGCGGTTTCCGGTGGCGGCGGTGCGGGCTTGGCTGCGTTGA
- a CDS encoding glycosyltransferase family 2 protein, translated as MHELPIVVVPVGVDDDALDACLAALDLCTPPGTRVWLADDAQAGPRGHAIVERWMARTPLKADYTRRQRPIGEAAHLGEALDVCGDADVAVLAPDAVPAPGWLSRLSGCLAADRAIATATPWSNAGEAASWPRIGEIDPLPADLDRLARAAQGMPTLYPELPAAIGHAVLLRGSARKRAGGVDGASYGSWYAALIDLSLRLSGLGWRNVLCDSAFVARHGEGVPGDGDMDTLAVRWPDWHARLAGFLMSDPLRGSRERLTELLAGVGPPDPQRDLFH; from the coding sequence ATGCACGAACTGCCCATCGTCGTGGTCCCGGTCGGCGTCGACGACGACGCGCTCGACGCCTGCCTGGCCGCGCTGGACCTGTGCACGCCGCCGGGCACGCGGGTGTGGCTGGCCGACGACGCCCAGGCCGGGCCGCGCGGCCACGCCATCGTCGAACGCTGGATGGCGCGCACCCCGCTCAAGGCCGACTACACCCGGCGCCAGCGCCCGATCGGCGAAGCCGCGCATCTGGGCGAGGCGCTGGACGTATGCGGCGATGCCGACGTGGCGGTGCTCGCGCCCGACGCCGTGCCCGCGCCCGGCTGGCTGAGCCGGCTCAGCGGCTGCCTGGCCGCCGACCGCGCGATCGCCACCGCCACGCCCTGGAGCAACGCCGGCGAGGCCGCGTCCTGGCCGCGCATCGGCGAGATCGATCCGCTGCCGGCCGATCTGGACCGGCTGGCGCGCGCGGCGCAGGGCATGCCCACGCTGTATCCCGAACTGCCGGCGGCGATCGGCCACGCGGTGCTGCTGCGCGGCAGCGCACGCAAGCGCGCCGGCGGCGTCGACGGCGCCAGCTACGGTTCCTGGTATGCGGCGCTGATCGACCTGTCGCTGCGCCTGTCCGGGTTGGGCTGGCGTAATGTGCTGTGCGACAGCGCCTTCGTCGCGCGCCACGGCGAGGGCGTGCCCGGCGATGGCGACATGGACACCTTGGCGGTGCGCTGGCCGGACTGGCACGCGCGCCTGGCCGGCTTCCTCATGAGCGATCCGCTGCGCGGCTCGCGCGAACGACTGACCGAACTGCTAGCGGGCGTGGGCCCACCGGATCCGCAACGTGACCTCTTCCACTGA
- the gspD gene encoding type II secretion system secretin GspD, producing the protein MKLRHNPIASRAIVAASIASLLAACASAPVPSVRRDADPAALRGRAATAGTPASDGVSSQPLNEEPQGPKPQIRRGNGQVINRSAAAEAPPGIGATSGTATFNFEGESLHAVVKAILGDMLGQNYVIAPGVQGTVTLATPKPVSAAGAMNLLEMVLGWNNARLVYSGGRYNIVPADQALAGTVAPRTGAPSAARGFEVRTVPLRYISATEMEKILKPYARPNAIVNVDGARNVISIGGSRAELENYLRTIEIFDVDWLSGMSVGVFPLQSGKATKVVADLEKVFGEQSKSPVAGMFRFMPLEGANAVLVISTQADYLDDIQQWLERIDGAGGDTQLFTYELKYIKAKELAQRLSEVFGGRSGSGGDSGGGPTSLMPGLDPVELQDGGNGSVANIGGKDGGTGGTGGSGGEMSLGTRQSGNGSVTLEVDGARVGVAAVEETNSLLVRSSPGAWRSIRDVIDKLDVMPMQVHIEAQVATVQLRGDLAYGVNWFFERAVTDNGLPDAVGRTTWSTLAGSIKPVDTTNGTGGLGWTFLGRNAAAVISALDAVTDVKLLQSPSVLVRNNAEATLNVGSRIPISSVTVNPGSNNDNTYSQVQYLDTGIILKVRPRVSKDGMVFLDIVQEVSSPTGNPDRNGNVRIDTRKLKTEAAIQSGDTVLMAGLISDQLGRGSSGFPGLSRIPVIGGLFGRQSSTNERLETIILLTPTIVRNPQEARNLTDEYGRRFRALEPLQPRPPKR; encoded by the coding sequence ATGAAGCTACGTCACAACCCCATCGCGTCGCGCGCCATCGTCGCCGCTTCCATCGCCAGCCTGCTGGCCGCCTGCGCCAGCGCGCCGGTGCCCAGCGTGCGCCGCGATGCCGACCCGGCCGCGCTGCGCGGCCGCGCCGCCACCGCGGGCACGCCCGCGTCGGACGGCGTGAGCTCGCAGCCCTTGAACGAGGAGCCGCAGGGCCCGAAGCCGCAGATCCGCCGCGGCAACGGCCAGGTCATCAACCGCAGCGCGGCCGCCGAGGCGCCCCCGGGCATCGGCGCCACCAGCGGCACGGCCACCTTCAATTTCGAAGGCGAGTCGCTGCACGCGGTGGTCAAGGCCATCCTCGGCGACATGCTCGGCCAGAACTACGTGATCGCGCCGGGCGTGCAGGGCACCGTGACCCTGGCCACGCCCAAGCCGGTCAGCGCCGCCGGGGCGATGAATCTGCTGGAAATGGTGTTGGGCTGGAACAACGCGCGCCTGGTCTACAGCGGCGGCCGCTACAACATCGTGCCCGCCGACCAGGCCCTGGCCGGCACCGTCGCTCCGCGCACCGGCGCGCCCTCGGCCGCGCGCGGCTTCGAAGTGCGCACCGTGCCGCTGCGCTACATCTCGGCCACCGAGATGGAAAAGATCCTCAAGCCCTATGCGCGGCCCAACGCCATCGTCAACGTCGACGGCGCGCGCAACGTGATCAGCATCGGCGGCAGCCGCGCCGAGCTGGAGAACTACCTGCGCACCATCGAGATCTTCGACGTCGACTGGCTGTCGGGCATGTCGGTGGGCGTGTTCCCGCTGCAGTCGGGCAAGGCGACCAAAGTGGTGGCCGACCTGGAGAAGGTCTTCGGCGAGCAGAGCAAGTCGCCGGTGGCCGGCATGTTCCGCTTCATGCCGCTGGAAGGAGCCAACGCGGTGCTGGTGATCAGCACCCAGGCCGACTACCTGGACGACATCCAGCAGTGGCTGGAGCGCATCGACGGCGCCGGCGGCGACACCCAGCTATTCACCTACGAACTCAAGTACATCAAGGCCAAGGAACTGGCCCAGCGCCTGTCGGAAGTGTTCGGCGGGCGCAGCGGCAGCGGCGGCGACAGCGGCGGCGGGCCGACCAGCCTGATGCCGGGCCTGGACCCGGTGGAGCTGCAGGACGGCGGCAACGGCTCGGTCGCCAATATCGGCGGCAAGGACGGCGGCACCGGCGGTACCGGCGGCAGCGGCGGCGAGATGTCGCTGGGCACGCGTCAGAGCGGTAACGGCAGCGTGACCCTGGAAGTGGACGGCGCGCGCGTGGGCGTGGCCGCGGTGGAAGAGACCAACTCGCTGCTGGTGCGCAGCAGCCCCGGCGCCTGGCGCTCGATCCGCGACGTGATCGACAAGCTCGACGTCATGCCGATGCAGGTGCACATCGAGGCGCAGGTGGCCACGGTGCAGCTGCGCGGCGACCTGGCCTACGGCGTGAACTGGTTCTTCGAGCGCGCGGTCACCGACAACGGCCTGCCCGATGCGGTCGGCCGCACCACCTGGAGCACCCTGGCCGGCAGCATCAAGCCGGTGGACACCACCAACGGCACCGGCGGCCTGGGCTGGACCTTCCTCGGCCGCAACGCCGCGGCGGTGATCAGCGCGCTGGACGCGGTCACCGACGTCAAGCTGCTGCAGTCGCCGTCGGTGCTGGTGCGCAACAACGCCGAGGCCACGCTCAACGTCGGCAGCCGCATTCCGATCTCCTCGGTCACGGTCAATCCGGGTTCGAACAACGACAACACCTACAGCCAGGTGCAGTACCTGGACACCGGCATCATCCTCAAGGTGCGTCCGCGCGTGAGCAAGGACGGCATGGTGTTCCTGGACATCGTGCAGGAAGTGAGCAGTCCGACCGGCAATCCCGACCGCAACGGCAACGTCCGCATCGACACCCGCAAGCTCAAGACCGAGGCGGCGATCCAGAGCGGCGACACGGTGCTGATGGCCGGCCTGATCAGCGACCAGCTCGGCCGCGGTTCCTCGGGTTTTCCGGGCTTGAGCCGGATTCCGGTGATCGGCGGGCTGTTCGGCCGCCAGTCCTCGACCAACGAGCGCCTGGAAACCATCATCCTGCTGACCCCGACCATCGTGCGCAATCCGCAGGAAGCGCGGAACCTGACCGACGAATACGGCCGCCGTTTCCGCGCGCTGGAACCGCTGCAGCCCAGGCCGCCCAAGCGTTGA
- a CDS encoding general secretion pathway protein GspN, with the protein MRLDAATPRTWLLAAVAGWAVLSWLLALAGMGRQAQLLDPDPSLSQALPQLRAPAKPRLGPITQYAEIANRPLLMEDRRPRAFFVQGKGDEAAQANTFDYVLTSVLITPQVQMAILQPADGSESVRVKLGEVPESHPAWRLTSLDPRKAVFEGPEGRREMDLRIFNGQGGQPPTAVAVPPAAAPPQTTGPGSVAAQPPTQAPRPQQPVRPPNQAPVPAPPPAPGPVTNSVGPVVDTSGNQPMTEQAQMEAIRKRIEARRAQLRQQQQQQPPAKTP; encoded by the coding sequence ATGCGCCTTGACGCCGCCACCCCGCGCACCTGGCTGCTGGCCGCCGTGGCCGGCTGGGCCGTGCTGTCCTGGCTGCTGGCGCTGGCCGGCATGGGCCGGCAGGCGCAGCTGCTCGATCCGGACCCCAGCCTGAGCCAGGCCCTGCCGCAGCTGCGCGCGCCGGCCAAGCCGCGCCTGGGGCCGATCACCCAATACGCCGAAATCGCCAACCGCCCGCTGCTGATGGAAGACCGCCGTCCGCGCGCGTTCTTCGTCCAGGGCAAGGGCGACGAGGCCGCGCAGGCCAACACCTTCGACTACGTGCTGACCAGCGTGCTGATCACCCCGCAGGTGCAGATGGCGATCCTGCAGCCGGCCGACGGCAGCGAGTCGGTGCGGGTCAAGCTGGGCGAAGTGCCCGAATCGCACCCCGCTTGGCGTTTGACCTCGTTGGACCCGCGCAAGGCCGTGTTCGAGGGCCCCGAGGGCCGGCGCGAAATGGACCTGCGCATCTTCAACGGCCAGGGCGGCCAGCCGCCGACGGCGGTGGCGGTGCCGCCGGCCGCCGCGCCGCCGCAGACCACCGGGCCGGGCTCGGTCGCGGCGCAGCCGCCCACGCAGGCGCCGCGCCCGCAGCAACCCGTGCGGCCGCCCAACCAGGCGCCGGTACCGGCGCCGCCGCCGGCGCCTGGCCCGGTCACCAATTCCGTAGGACCCGTCGTCGACACATCGGGCAACCAGCCGATGACCGAGCAGGCGCAAATGGAAGCCATCCGCAAACGGATCGAGGCGCGTCGCGCCCAATTGCGGCAGCAACAGCAACAGCAACCCCCGGCCAAGACGCCGTGA
- the gspM gene encoding type II secretion system protein GspM — translation MFGIERDRWAALGLLLAALALAYAVLIHPWWTVPMLEANERVETLRERELRQRMQLQQKTVVEQRLQQVRQQLAGQPGFLPEASAELASAALVQRLENVVQQASPGNRSCRIDNRSPLADARRDRYARVVVQVRLRCGTSETATVLHTLETGSPRLFVGNLNLLSARGYFVPGTGRPSSDGGLDVSFDLYGYLRPGPAAAAPAQARNAAPNVDMPGADDAP, via the coding sequence CTGTTCGGCATCGAACGCGACCGCTGGGCGGCGCTGGGCCTGCTGCTGGCCGCGCTGGCGCTGGCCTATGCGGTGCTGATCCACCCCTGGTGGACGGTGCCGATGCTGGAAGCCAACGAACGCGTGGAAACGCTGCGCGAGCGCGAACTGCGCCAGCGCATGCAGCTGCAGCAGAAGACCGTGGTCGAGCAGCGCCTGCAGCAGGTGCGCCAGCAACTGGCCGGCCAGCCGGGCTTCCTGCCCGAAGCCAGCGCCGAACTGGCCAGCGCCGCGCTGGTGCAGCGCCTGGAGAACGTGGTCCAGCAGGCCAGCCCGGGCAACCGCAGCTGCCGCATCGACAACCGCTCGCCGCTGGCCGACGCGCGCCGCGACCGCTACGCGCGCGTGGTGGTGCAGGTGCGCCTGCGCTGCGGCACCAGCGAAACCGCGACGGTGCTGCACACCCTGGAAACCGGTTCGCCGCGGCTGTTCGTCGGCAACCTCAACCTGCTCTCGGCGCGCGGCTACTTCGTGCCGGGCACCGGCCGGCCCTCGTCCGACGGCGGCCTGGACGTGAGCTTCGACCTGTACGGTTACCTGCGCCCCGGCCCCGCCGCCGCGGCGCCCGCGCAGGCGCGCAACGCCGCGCCCAACGTCGACATGCCGGGGGCCGACGATGCGCCTTGA
- a CDS encoding PilN domain-containing protein: MNSQVESRPGSWSTDHPLRRLGTRLVPGAGGFLSWWGRNLAAWLPQRARQALGMDRGRLLLQVQGEALTLRLQRGAELRDLGVLPGLADASGPDLAALAAPGTTAARPSDPLAPLLPTGLADLPRWLLLPAASSLRRRLQLPAAAAERLRDVVGFEIDRQTPFAADAVAFDARVLGKRESDGQIDAELVAVPRQALNPQLAAVGPLADTLAGVDVAGADGAPLGVNLLAPAQRRRHSDPFRTWNLALAAIALIGIAATLWQLLENRRAAADQLQQTISSHAKEAREVAAKRQELVGLIEGQAFLDRTRAERPSTVELIDELSKRLPDSTYLEKLAIEDNSLLVMGLSREASSLIARMQGTPLWRTPALTGAVQPDPTTGRDRFTLTAEIGAVQSGPPRTEAARGQ; the protein is encoded by the coding sequence ATGAACTCGCAAGTCGAAAGCCGGCCGGGAAGCTGGTCGACGGATCATCCGTTACGCCGCCTGGGCACCCGTCTGGTGCCGGGCGCGGGCGGATTTTTGTCGTGGTGGGGACGCAATCTCGCGGCCTGGCTGCCGCAACGCGCGCGCCAGGCGCTGGGCATGGACCGCGGCCGCCTGCTGCTGCAGGTGCAGGGCGAAGCGCTGACGCTGCGCCTGCAACGCGGCGCCGAACTGCGCGACCTGGGCGTGCTGCCGGGCCTGGCCGACGCCAGCGGCCCGGACCTGGCCGCGCTGGCCGCGCCCGGCACCACCGCCGCGCGCCCCAGCGACCCGCTGGCGCCGCTGCTGCCCACCGGCCTGGCCGACCTGCCGCGCTGGCTGCTGCTGCCCGCCGCCAGCAGCCTGCGCCGCCGCCTGCAGCTGCCGGCCGCCGCGGCCGAGCGCCTGCGCGACGTGGTCGGCTTCGAGATCGACCGGCAGACCCCGTTCGCCGCCGATGCGGTGGCCTTCGACGCGCGCGTGCTGGGCAAGCGCGAGAGCGACGGCCAGATCGACGCCGAACTGGTCGCGGTGCCGCGCCAGGCCCTGAATCCCCAGCTGGCCGCGGTCGGGCCGCTGGCCGACACCCTGGCCGGCGTGGACGTGGCCGGCGCCGACGGCGCGCCGCTGGGCGTGAACCTGCTCGCGCCGGCGCAGCGCCGCCGCCACAGCGACCCCTTCCGCACCTGGAACCTGGCCCTGGCCGCGATCGCGCTGATCGGCATCGCCGCCACCCTGTGGCAACTGCTGGAAAACCGCCGCGCCGCCGCCGACCAGTTGCAGCAGACGATTTCCTCGCACGCCAAGGAAGCGCGCGAGGTCGCGGCCAAGCGCCAGGAACTGGTCGGTTTGATCGAAGGCCAGGCGTTCCTGGACCGCACCCGCGCCGAGCGCCCGAGCACGGTGGAGCTGATCGACGAACTCAGCAAGCGCCTGCCCGACAGCACCTATCTGGAAAAGCTCGCCATCGAAGACAACAGCCTGCTGGTGATGGGGCTGAGCCGCGAAGCGTCCTCGCTGATCGCGCGCATGCAGGGCACGCCGCTGTGGCGCACGCCGGCGCTGACCGGCGCGGTCCAGCCCGATCCCACCACCGGCCGCGACCGTTTCACCCTGACCGCCGAGATCGGTGCCGTTCAAAGCGGTCCGCCGCGCACGGAGGCCGCTCGTGGCCAGTGA